The window ATGAATATCGTGTAGCGCCTTCCGTAGGGGCGGGTGTCCACACCCGCCCGCGGGAGGGTCTGGAGACCCTCCCCTACGGTAACGGAACGCAAACCTTTAGTTAAAAATGCCGAGGTGCACCGATATGAGCCGCGTTTGGAAGTACGGCGACGACGTGAACACGGACCAGATGTTTCCCGGCAAATACACCTACACCTGCTCCACGCCCGAGGAAATCGCCCCGCACCTCTTTGAGGACCTGGACGCGGATTTCGCCAAAGAGGTCCGGCCCGAGGACCTCGTCCTGGCCGGGAAAAACTTCGGCTGCGGCAGCTCCCGGGAGCACCCGGCCAAGGGGCTGCGCCACGTGGGCGTGCGGGCGGTCATCGCCGAGAGCTTCGCCCGCATCTTCTTCCGCAGCGCCATCAACCAGGGCCTCGCGGTGATAGAGTGCCCCGCGGCCGTGGAGGCGTACCGGGAGGGGGACGCGGTGGAGCTCGACGAGGAGGCGGGCGTCGTGCGCGTGGCGGGGGTGGAGTTCCGCTTCCCACCCTACCCGCCCGCGGTAAAGGCGATTCTGGCGGCCGGGGGCCTGGCGGCGTACCTCAGCCGTTGACCACCCGTTCAGCTTTGACCTATAGAAAAAGGCCGACCCGCAGGTCGGCCCAGTTTTATCCTTGTCTCGGCCCGTCGCTACTCCCAGATTTTCCGCGCGGTTTCGGAGATACGCTTGAACTCCGCAGAGCCGCGGATTTTATCCATGTCGTGGTCCTCCAGAAAACGCAGGAGCACCGACTTGAGGGCGACGCGGAGCCACTCGAGAGCCGGTCCTTCGTTCCCCTGAAGGGCGTGGCAGCAGGCGGCGTTGAAGGCCGCCCGCTCGTTGGACTGGTCCAGCCGGAAAATCTGCTCCCACAGCCCCGCCGATTTCTCGTACTCCCCGGCCAGATACGTGTCCCAGGCCTCGGTCGAGGTATCGTCCATCCCGCCGATCTTGGACGCGGGGACCTTGTCGTAGGCGAAGGAGGCGAGCAGCTTCAACTGCTGAAATTCCTCGTTCTTCGCCAGCGGCCCCAGGTCCGGATCGTCGAGCCGGGGGGTGAGGGCGAGCTTGATGGACTTGCGCAGCCAGTCGAGGGCGTTCTCCTCGTCGCCCAACCGGGCGTAGCAGCGCGAGATGTTGAAGGCCGTCTCGTCGGAGGTCGGGTCGAGCCCGAAGGCCTCCTCCCACGCGGCCAGAGCCCCCTCGAAGTCATCCTGCTTGAAGGCGGCCTCGGCGTTTTCGTTCGACTCCCTGAACTCCACGGAACCTTTGAGCTGTTCCAGCTCGGTGCAGGATGCGGCGACCAAAAGCACCGCTGCGAGGCAGAACATCCTGAACATCTGGACCCCCTTGCCGGAGATTGGGACCGACGGATTTTCTCCGTTCCGATTGTACACTTTTAAGGCCGGCGGGCCAAGCCTGCGTTGGACCGCCGGGGGCGGCGTGGTATAATCCACTCACGAAAACGCAAGGTTGGGCGGGAGTCTGCGCCCGAAGGGAAAATCTGCGCCTCACGTCCCCGTGTCTCCGTACTCCCGGTTTTTGCCGGGAACGCCGACGCCGCACCCGGCATTAAGGTCGAATGTCCACTCCGATAAAAAGCATACGTAACTTCTCGATAATCGCCCACATAGACCACGGTAAAAGCACCCTGGCCGACCGGATGCTCGAGCTCACCGGCACCGTGGACAAGCGCCTGATGCGCGAGCAGGTCCTGGACACCATGGACCTCGAGCGGGAGCGCGGCATAACCATCAAGGCCCAGAACGCCCGGATGAGCTTCACCACCGCGGGTGGCGAGACCTACGAGCTGAACCTCATAGACACGCCGGGGCACGTGGACTTCACCTACGAGGTGAGCCGGGCCCTGGCCGCCTGCGAGGGGGTGCTCCTCGTCGTGGACGCCACCCAGGGGGTGGAGGCGCAGACGGTGGCCAACATGTACCTCGCCGTCGCCCACGGCCTCACCATCATCTCGGTCATCAACAAGGTGGACCTGGACACCGCCCGGCCCGAGCACGCCGCCGAAGAGGTGCTCACGCTCCTGGGGAATCCCGACGCCCCCCTCTTCTTCGTGAGCGCCAAGACCGGCGAAGGGGTGCCCGAGCTCCTGCAGGGCATCGTGGACCTCGTGCCGCCGCCGGCGGGGAACATGGACGCGCCGCTGCGGGCCCTCGTTTACGACGCCTTCTACGACGACTACCTGGGTATCGTGACCGCTCTGCGCATCGTGGACGGCGTCCTCGCCAAAGGCGACGAGATAGAGTTCTATGCCCACGGCGGTCGGTACGCGGTGAGCCAGCTCGGCTACTTCGCCGTGGAGCGGCGGCAGCTCGCCGAGCTCTCCGCCGGCGAGGTAGGTTTCTTCACCGGGGCGGTGAAGGAACTCGCCCAGGTCAAAATCGGCGACACTCTCATCCACTCCCGCCAGCATGCCAAGGTCGTACCGCTCCCGGGTTACCGCGAGCCGAAGTCCGTCGTCTTCTGCGGGCTCTACCCCTCGGACAACGACGACTACGACGACCTGAAGAACGCCCTGCAGAAACTGTCCCTGAACGACGCCAGCTTCACCTGGGAGCCGGAGACCTCGGAGGCGCTGGGGTTCGGCTTCCGCTGCGGATTTTTGGGAATGCTGCACATGGAGATCGTCCAGGAGCGCCTGGAGCGGGAATATGATCTGGACCTGGTCGCCACCACGCCCAACGTCATCTACGTGGTGACCACCACCGACGCCGTGACCCGGGAGTTCCACTCCCCCGTCGGTCTGCCCGACTTCTCCCGGATCGAGGCCATCGCCGAGCCGTACATCCGGGCCACCATCGTCACCCCGCCGACCTACATCGGCAGCATCATGCGGCTCTGCGAGGATAAGCGTGGGGGATACACGAACACGGAGTACCTGGACCCCGAACGCGTGCTGTTGACCTTCGAGCTGCCGCTGGCCGAGGTGGTGCTGGATTTCTACGACCGCCTGAAGAGCGTCACCCGCGGGTACGCCTCCTTCGATTACGACCTCATCGAGCCCCGGGTGAACGAGCTGGAAAAGCTGGAGATAATGGTCAACGGGCAGGCGGTGGACGCCCTGTCCATCATCATCCACAAGGACAAGGCGTACCAGTACGGGCGGAACCTGACGCTGAAGTTGCAGAAGCTCATCCCGCGGCAGCTATTCGAGGTGGCCATCCAGGCCAGGCTCGGGGGGCGGATAATCGCCCGGGAGACCGTCAAACCGCTGAGAAAGGACGTCACCGCCAAGTGCTACGGCGGGGACATCACCCGCAAGCGCAAGCTCCTGGAGAAGCAGAAGAAGGGCAAGAAGCGGATGAAGATGGTGGGCACCGTCGAAATCCCCCAGAAGGCCTTCATGAGCGTCCTGGGCGTTGAGGAGGACCCCCACGAGATCCGGCAGAAGTACGGCCGGGGGCGATAGGCGCCGTACCGTTGTAAGTTTCGCAGGAATGCGGTAGGATTGCTGAAAATAACCCGCTCAAAGGACACCCGATGCGTTACACCCTGATTCTTCTGTTCATCCTCTCCGCCGTCGCTTCCGCCGAAGAGGTGACTATCCAGCCGGGCCTGGCCAAGGGCAAGGACGCCTTCTGCTGGGAGCAGCAGCCGAACACCAACTTCGGCGTCTCGTACTACCTCAAGATGTACACCTCGGATTCACCGAACCTGGGCTTCGCGAGCTTCATCGAGTTCATTGACATCAGTTACTACCGCGGTCGGTACGCCAATTCGGCGACGCTCTACCTCTATACCCAGGCCGTGCTCGGCACGGGCGGGGAGGTGGAGTTCGGCGCCTCGGACGCCTTCTGGGATAAGGACCTCATAACCTGGAACAACATGCCCGACATCCACCCCCAGACCCTGGACTCCGCCGCCTACCCGACCACGGTCGGGGAATGGTGGGCCGTGGACGTCACGGACATCGTGCGGGGCTGGCTGGACAACACGCTGGCCAACCACGGTTTCAAGCTCTACGACGACGGGACCGGGAGCGTCGGCGCCACCTTCTACGCCAGCGAGTACATGGTGGACGAGACGTTGCGGCCCAAGCTGGTGATGGAGCTTTCCGAGGAGGGCGTTGAGGCGACATCTTTCGGTTGCATCAAGGCCCGGTACCGTTAAACCGGAACCCGATTCGTCGAGGGGTCGCCGTTACTAAGGAGACAAGGGGTTTAAACCCCTTGTTTCTATTTTTACCGCCTTGTCCGACGGTGGAGGCGGTTGGTATAATCGAAAAATTCAACGTCCGCGGGAGGCGCGATGGACCGCCTGTTCAAACTCGCCGAGCACCAAACGACGGTGAAGCGGGAGTTCGCCGCCGGGGTGACCACCTTCCTCACCATGGCCTACATCATCGCGGTCAATCCCCAGTTCCTGAACTTCTTCGGCGATCCGTCCCTGGCTAATATCGCCTGGCCCGTCTCGGCCACGGTGACCGCCACCTGCCTGGCCTCGGGCGTGATGTGCATATTCATGGGCCTCTACGCCAACTTCCCCATCGCCCTGGCCTCGGGGATGGGCCTGAACGCCATCGCCGCCTACGAGTTGGCCGCGCCGCTGGGCAGTTTCCCCGCCGCCATGGCGGTATTCGTCATCGAGGGCCTCATAATCGCCGTCCTCGTGCTGACCCGGATCCGCGAGAAGGTGATGGAGGCCATCCCACTGCCAATGAAGCACGCCATCGGCGTCGGAATCGGGCTCTTCATCGCCTTCATCGGATTGGAGGAGGCGGGAATCGTGGTGAGCGACCCGGCGACCCTGGTGGGCGTCGGCGAGCTGTGGCGTTTCCCGGTTTTGATCGTCGTCCTCGGGCTCTTCGTCACCGCGGTGCTCATGAAATTCCGGGTGCCGGGGGCGATTCTGGTCGGCATCGCCGCCACGACCATCATCGCCACGGCGGCCAACTACGTCGCCGGCTTCGGCACCGACGGCTCGTCCATGCTCGGCTTCGCCAAGGGGACGGCGGTCCTGCCCCAGGAAATCCTCGCCCTGCCCGATTTTTCCACCTTCGGCCGGGTGGACTTCGCCGGTGTATTCAAAGGCTTCGGCTGGCTCGGCGCGTCGCTCACCATCTTCAGCGTGATGCTCTCCGACTTCTTCGACACCATGGGCACGGTGGTGGCCATCGGCGACCAGTCGGGGATGATGGACGAAAACGGGAGGATACCGCGCCTGCGGCGGATTCTTCTGGTGGACAGCCTGGCGGCGGCGGCGGGCGGAGCGGCGGGCGCTTCCAGCGTCACCTCCTACGTGGAGAGCGCCGCGGGCATCGCCTCCGGCGGGCGGACCGGCCTGATGGTGGTCGTCGTCGGCGTCCTCTTCCTCGTGTCCATCTTCTTCCATCCGCTGGTGGCGGTGATTCCCGCCCAGGCCACCGCTCCGGCGCTCATCCTGGTCGGCTTCCTGATGGTCAAGCTCATCCGCCGGATAGATTTCGAGGAGCTGGACACGGCGCTGCCCAGCTTCTTGATTATCATGCTGATGCCCCTGACTTACTCCATCACCAACGGCATCGGCGCCGGCTTCATCGCCTACACCTTCCTGAAGATGTTCCAGGGCAAGTTTTCCGAGGTTCACCCGCTGATGTACGTGGTCACGGTGGGGTTCATCGTCTACTTCGCCGCCCCGGCGATCGTGGGTGCGGTGTGAGAGCGACCTGGTGTTTGTGTATGTAGGGCGGGGATTCCCATCCCCGCCGCCGGAGATTTTCTGGTCAACCCCGACGACTGTTGGCAGGAAGCTGTTGTTTAAGTAGAGGACGACAATCTTCTGACTTGAGAAAAAATAGTATAGGTGAATATTGAATTTGTTTGGGGTGGGTTTATAAACCCACCCCACTTTTGTACTTTTTTAAAAAATACTTCGCAATCACGAGGATTGCTGCTCCAGCGGCGGCTTGAAATATAAAAGACCACCCCAGCATACCGCTTAGGAACATGATTACTAAAATAGCAATTGTATCCATTAAGCCTCCTTATGATATGGCCAAGACTGACTGATCTATATGGATTAGGCCACTTTATCCAAACATATAGATATTCCGCCAATCAAACCTCGAACTCAACACAACAGATTATAGCACATTCCGGGCCGTGCGTCAAGTATATCCGTGGTCTATTGTTATATTATTTTAAACATAAAGAACAACTTACCAATAAATTGCAATTTATTTATTCAACAATGTCCCTATCGCTATTGTCTTAACTTTAATAGGCATATTTCTGTTAAAATTGAAGTCTAGCGATACTGTATTTGTTGTCTTTACAGCCAACTGTATTGTTATATCAACCTCGGATATTATCGTTAACTTGCATATGTTCCATTTCTTCAGCCACCTTTTTGTGGAGCTTATAATTCTGTCAACGTTCTAGTCATGCTATAATCCCCCCGATGCGTTACCGATACCTGCCCAGGAAATTTCTCGCCGTCGCGTACTGCTGGCGCACCTCCCGGCAGTAGTCACCCCCTTTTTACCATTTTCGGAAAAATCGCCGTGCGGGGCTTGCGTCCCGCCGCGGATACCGCTAGGATAGCGCCATGAGCATGTACAAGGACAGCGAAGGCTACCTGACCTTCACCAACGACGCCGGGCGGATGCGGGTCTTCTCCGGCATTCAGCCCACCGGCGAGCTGCACATCGGCAACTACCTGGGCGCCATCTCGAACTGGGTGAAATTCCTGGACGAATTCGAGTGCTTCTTCTGCATCGTGGACCACCACGCCTCGACCATCGCCTACGACCCGCAGGATATGCCGGGTTGCGTATTCGACGCGGCGGTGGCGAACATCGCCGCCGGCCTGGACCCCGACCGCTGCACCATCTTCGTTCAGAGCGAGGTGCCCCAGCACACCGAGCTGGCGTGGATCTTCTCCACGGTGACCCCCTTCGGCGACCTCTCGCGCATGACCCAGTTCAAGCAGAAGTCGCAACAGCACCTGGAGAACGTCAACGTGGGCCTCTTCACCTACCCGGTGCTCCAGGCGGCGGACATCCTCGTGTACAAGGCCAGCATCGTGCCGGTGGGGGAGGACCAGGTCCAGCACATCGAGCTGGCGCGGGAGATAGCCCGCAAGTTCAACGCCCGCTACGGCGAGGTGTTCCCCGAGTGCCGCGTCTCCCTGACCCCGGCCAAGCGCATCATGGGGCTGGACGGCGAAAACAAGATGTCCAAGAGCCTGGGCAACGCCATCGGCATCCTGGAGGAACCGGGCAGCATTTGGCAAAAACTGGCGCCGGCCAAGACCGACGAGCGCCGCAAGCGCAAGAGCGACCCCGGCGTGCCCGAGGACTGCAACGTCTTCATGAGCTACCACCGCTACTTCTCGCCGCCCGAGGATTTAGCCTGGATTCGGGAGGGCTGCACATCGGCGGGCATCGGCTGCCTGGAGTGCAAGAAGAGGCTGGCGCAGAACATGGAAAAAGTTCTGGGGCCGATCCGGGAGAAGGCCGGGAAGCTGAGAGGCGACCCGGATTACGTCCACGGCGTGCTCGACCGGGGTGCGAAGAAGGCGCGGGGCGTCGCCGGGGCGGTCATCGCCGAGGCTTTAGGGGCGATGGGCCTCGAGCGGCGGTGAATCCGATTCGATAAAAAAGAGGCGGGTGCGGACCCGCCTTTACCATACCCCGGGAAAACTACTCGGCGAAGGGCAGCTCGGTCAACCGCCAGCCGTCGGGCGTCCTGACGAGGGGGAGCCGGTAGGCCTCGACGCTCACTTCCTCGCCGTCCACCAGCAGCTCCGCGTCCACGCCGATGCGGGCGGTGTCCGGGTCGTCCCCTATGGGCGGCTCGACCCGGAGCAGCGTCACCGAGGCGACCTCCAGGCCATAGCTCTTCAATCTGTCCCAGTACTCCTCCCACTCGCGGTCGCCGATTTGTGTGAAATCCACGTAGGCCTTGGCCTCCGGCTCGTGGAGCATGGTGAGCTCGGCGAAGAAGCCGTCCGCCGCCGCCATGATCTCCCGCTCGACCGCCGGGTCGAAACGCGTGGTGTCGCCGTCGCCCGTCTCCTCGACGGCCGGCTCCTCCTCGCAGCCGACGAGGAAAGAAAGGGTGAGTACCGCGACCGTCATCATCTTGCTGAACACCGCGTCACTCCTCGGTGGTAAAGCCCCGCCTGCGGACGATGCAGCACGCGGCGGCCAGGGCCAGGCAGATGACCGTGCTCACGGGGGTGAAGGTGCAGTATGCCCGGTAGCCCAACAGGCACTCGTGGCTGGCCGTATCGCTCGGGAGGGCCGTCTTCACGGCGGCCAGGGTGAAGATGATGGACAAGATGAGCAGGACCGTGTAGCCCCTCTTTTTTATCTTCAACGCCTACCCCTTCCCGACTTCGCCGGAGATGGTCTTTTTCGCGCGGGCCTTCTTCACCGCCCGCCGGACCGGGAGATACACCGCCAGACCCAGCAGCCCCACCGGCACCCCGACGATGAGCACGATGATGATGACGCGCACCACGTTCATGAGGGCGATGTAGCCGTCGGACACGCCGCGGTTGATGAGGTCGGTGCCCGGCTCGGGGATGATGCCCTCGTCCTCGGTGAGGGTCAGAAAGACTGAGGTCAGGCCGACTTTTCCGTCGAGCTGGGGGTCGGTGATGAGGAGGTCGGCCGCCCGGCGCTCAAGGTCGGCCAGGTCCCGTTCGAGGCTCCGGATGCGGCCCGTCGAGGTTTCCCCGGCGAGCTCCCGCCTGAGCACCGTCATCCGGGCCCGCAGGTCCTCCAGCTCCCGCTCCTGGGCGTAGAAATCCTGGCTTACGTCGTTGCTGGTGCGCTCCTCCCGGATGATTTCCCCCAGGGCGGAGAGTTTCTTCACCAGGTCGTCGCGGATGTCCGTGCGGACCTGGAAGATGACCCGCCCCGCCGACGGCTCCTCGTAGGGGCGGATGTAGGAGAGCTGGGCGATGAAGCCGTCCTCACCTTTGAAGGCGCTCTGAATTTCGGTGAGCGCCCGGTTGAAGTCGTCAACCAGGACGATGAGGCCGACCTCGACCTCGATCATCCGCGGGCGGGTGACCGTCTCGTAGCCGATCTGGTCGCCGGGGAGCGGGAGGGTGAGCGTCACCTCGTCACCGGCCGGCTCGGGGGAGCGGGCGTGGACGACGTCCGCCCAGTCCATAGTCTCCCCCGGCGCCGTCGCCAGGGCGAGGGCGGGGAAAAGAAGCAGCCCCAGGAATGCCGGGCCCGAAGTTTTTCCGGTTTTATACATCCTTGCCTCCCCCGCGTTTGCCCACCAGCCGGCCCAGGAAGAAGGCCGCGATCAACAGGGCCACCCCCGGCAGCACGATGGTGAAGAGCGCCTGTTCGATCTCGGTCATCCGGTCCACGTACCCCTCGACCAGGGTGACCTCGAGGGGGTACATCTCGGCATCGTTGAGGAGCTTGGTCAGAGCGCCCGATGCGCGCTCGAGCTCGCTGGATTCCCTCGACAGGTCGCGCTGGACGGCGATCCGGTCGTCCATCGTCATCCCCGTCCGGTCGGCCCGCTCCTCCAGTTCCGCGACACGGGCGGTGCGGCGGTCCACCTCCTCGCGCAGCTCGCCGACCCGTTTCGTGACGTCGGTGAGACCCGTCTCCTCCACTATCACCTCGCCCAGGGCGGTGAGTTTTGCTAAAAGCTCGTCGGCGTAATCCGCCCGGACGACGTACTCCAGGTAAATTTCGTCCAGATCGTCCTTGGTGCGGCTTTCCTCGATGTTCAGGAGCGTACCGCGATCGGAGGGGAGGGCCGCCTTGGCCTCCGCGGATGTTTTTGCGAAGTCGTCCACCATGACCACCAGGCGGCCGGAGAAGGTCTGGTAGATTTCAGGCTCCCCTTTGGTCGCGGGTTCCTGGGCGAGGCCCAGTCCCGCGCACAGGACGGTCAGCACTGTCGTCAAGTGGTGCATCGGCTACTCCTTGACGCGGGCCCGCTGCACCGACCGGACGATCCAGCGCACGAGGAGGAAGCTCGGCAGGAAGAGGAGCGCAACCACGAGGCCCACGCCGACGATGATGATGACGAACTTCAGGATGTTGACGATGGCCTTGTAGGCGACGGTGAAGCCATCCTCGACCACGCGCCAGCCCGAGTAGCTGGAGGCCGGGTCCTTCTCCTCCAGGGTGAGGTAGATGGTGGGCAGGGTTATCAGGTCATCGAAGCCCTTGAGCTGGCCTTTGGTCTCGCCGAGCGACTCGGCGATGCGCTCCATGTCGGCCTTCAGTCTCTCGAGCTCCGCGGCGCGGGCGCCCCGGGCCTCCGCCTCCGCGAAGGCGGCCTTGGCGATGGCGTAGTCGGCCTCCAGAAGATCCTGCTGCTTCTCCAGATCGTAGTAGCGCCGGGTGACGTCCTCCACGGTGGAATCCTCGGCCCACACCTCGCCCACTTCGCGCAGGGCCGCGACGACCCGCTCACGGACGTCGGCGTGGCATCGGATGGTGTAGTGGATGCGACCCACGCGGCCCACCTCGCGGTCCACCTGCTGCTGGGTGATGAAGACCGGGGTGGTGCCCTCCTTGTGGTTGGCCTTGATGATTTCTTCCACCTTCTCCCGACCGTCGTCCAGGTCGTCCACCACCACGGTCATGGAGGTTTCGAAGATGAGCTTCCGCTCCATTTCGATGGTCTCGGTCTCGGTGGTGATGTCGGCTTCGACCTCGTCCCCGGCCGGACCGTATTCCTCTTCGACCGTTCCGGTGGTTCCGCGCTCGACTCCTGCGAACTCCGAATCCGGCATGACGGGTTCGCCGCCCATGCCTTCATCGGCGTAACCTCCGGTGGGCTCGGCGGCGGCGACGCCCCCGTAGGTACCTTCCAAGGCCTTCTCGACGGACTCCTGGTACTCCTCGACGGCCCGGTTCCGGTCCGCCTCCGCCGTGGTCGTGCCGCCCTCGTCGGAGTAGTATCTGGCGTATGGGTCCTCCGTCCCCTCGCTGCACCCCGACACGAGCGCCAGGGTAAAAACGAAAAGGAGTGCCGAGAAAATGCGGGTTTTCATCTTCACGCTCCCTTACTTCCGTGGGTCGGACGGTGTTAACTTCCGGCTATTCACCCGGATCCGGCGATTCCGGCTCCGGGACCTCGGGCGGCGGAGTCGAGGCGCCGGCCCCGCCTTCGTGCTCTTCCGGCGTCGGGACCTCTTCCGCTCCTTCGTCCTCGCGGAGGGTCGTGTCCACGATCGGCTCGGTTTTACGAGCGCTTTGCTCTTCCTGCGTCAGTTGGGTTTCGAGCCCGCCCGCCAGGCCGCTCGCCGCCACACCCACCTCGAAATCGAGCATCGGGAGCAGCTCGAGCACCTTGCGGGGTTTACCAATATACGTTCTGAGCGGTTTGAAGAGTTCCGCGTCGTAGGGGGTGGCCGCGGCGGGAACCGTGGGAGCGCCGGGGCGGAAGGCGTAAAGCGGTTCGTCCATCTGCCCGATCCGCGCCAGGTACTCCTCCCGCGATATCGGGTTCTCGAATCCGCCGCCGACGTACATCAGACCGACCCCCAGGACGACGATACCCACCACGGCGACGGGGACGATCCAACCGGGGAGCGGTTTCTTGAACGCCTTCAGCGTGAGCGCGCCCGGGGTGGGGCAGGCGTCCAGGCATCGCAGGCAGAGGTGGCATTCGTCGTGCAGGATGGCCCCCGGTTTCCTCAGGTTGACCCAGGCCGGACAGACACCGGCGCAATCCATGCAGCCGACGACGCAGCGGGACTCGTCGCGGTGAATCTTCACCGGAGACGCGGTGGAGACGAGCCCCAGGAGCGCGCCGTAGGGGCAGACGTACCGGCAGATGAAGCGGGGGATGAAGAGGGAGAAAAGGATGAGGCCGCCGATGACGAACCACATCCACTCCGGGAACTCGGCGAAGAAGTGGAGGATGCGCAGGTCCGACAGCTTGACCGCCGGGGAGAAGGCCAGTTGTTGGAGGGTCTCCAGGGTCAGGGTGGCCACCTTGATGAGGAAGTACCCGAGGAGGAGGTATTTGGCCAGCCTGAGGGGCAGGTCTATGAAAGCCGGCAGGCGCGGCTCGCGACCCCGGGTAACCTTCTTCCCCAGCCACCAGAGCCCCTCGCTCATCGTCCCCAGGGGGCAGAGGTGGCTGCAGAAGCCTTTTTTCACGAGGATGGACAGAACGATGAACAGGAGGAAAAATCCGAAGGCCGCGGGGTGTATCCCGGCGGAGTGGCCGCTACGGACGGCGTAGACGAGCTCGATGTACCCCAGGTGCGGGGTCAGCGCCTCGATGCCCGCCGGGCGCTCAATCCCCTCCTGTTCCCCCGTTTGCAGTGAGTGGGCGAAGAGGATGAAGAGGGTCGCGAGACCGGCGAACACCACCAGGGATGCCAGTTGGACGGCCAGCCGGTATCGGCTGAGCCTGGGTCTCTTCCAGATCGTCGTGCGCAGATCGCCCAAAGGGTCCGTCATTTCGCCGGGGGCATAGCTCGGTTCGCCGGGCGTTAATCGCTTCGCTTCGTTTTCCTGAATAGAGGTTAATGGTAAAACATCGCCCGCCGTCCCGCAAGGCCGTGTCTTGACAGGAACGGTGGGCGTGTCTACCATCGGCCGCGGGAAGGCGGTCCATGGAAGACGGGCTGGACGAGATTCGCGCGCAACTGAGGGAACGGGGTTACCTGCACAACCCGGTGGCGCGTTTCGTGGCGGGCGGCGGCACGCGGCCCGGACCGGCCCAGCTCTGGACGGCCGCCTCGCGGGCCTGGCTGGTGGTGGGCGGCCTGTGGAGCGCCTGGCTCTCGCTGGCCCTCGTCGAGGCGAACTCGGCCTACCTGGGAAATATCGGCGAGGGTCTTCTCCTGGCCCTCTACGTTTTTTTCCCCGCCCTTCTCCTCTCGGCCGCGCTGATGGCCCTCGTCGGTCTGACCATCCAACTCGTCGGGCGGCGTCCCCTGCCCGAGAATGCGGCGGCGCGTCAACGCTGGGTCCTGGCGATAGCCGGCGGTCTGGCCTTC is drawn from bacterium and contains these coding sequences:
- a CDS encoding tetratricopeptide repeat protein, producing the protein MFRMFCLAAVLLVAASCTELEQLKGSVEFRESNENAEAAFKQDDFEGALAAWEEAFGLDPTSDETAFNISRCYARLGDEENALDWLRKSIKLALTPRLDDPDLGPLAKNEEFQQLKLLASFAYDKVPASKIGGMDDTSTEAWDTYLAGEYEKSAGLWEQIFRLDQSNERAAFNAACCHALQGNEGPALEWLRVALKSVLLRFLEDHDMDKIRGSAEFKRISETARKIWE
- the lepA gene encoding translation elongation factor 4, whose amino-acid sequence is MSTPIKSIRNFSIIAHIDHGKSTLADRMLELTGTVDKRLMREQVLDTMDLERERGITIKAQNARMSFTTAGGETYELNLIDTPGHVDFTYEVSRALAACEGVLLVVDATQGVEAQTVANMYLAVAHGLTIISVINKVDLDTARPEHAAEEVLTLLGNPDAPLFFVSAKTGEGVPELLQGIVDLVPPPAGNMDAPLRALVYDAFYDDYLGIVTALRIVDGVLAKGDEIEFYAHGGRYAVSQLGYFAVERRQLAELSAGEVGFFTGAVKELAQVKIGDTLIHSRQHAKVVPLPGYREPKSVVFCGLYPSDNDDYDDLKNALQKLSLNDASFTWEPETSEALGFGFRCGFLGMLHMEIVQERLEREYDLDLVATTPNVIYVVTTTDAVTREFHSPVGLPDFSRIEAIAEPYIRATIVTPPTYIGSIMRLCEDKRGGYTNTEYLDPERVLLTFELPLAEVVLDFYDRLKSVTRGYASFDYDLIEPRVNELEKLEIMVNGQAVDALSIIIHKDKAYQYGRNLTLKLQKLIPRQLFEVAIQARLGGRIIARETVKPLRKDVTAKCYGGDITRKRKLLEKQKKGKKRMKMVGTVEIPQKAFMSVLGVEEDPHEIRQKYGRGR
- a CDS encoding DUF4349 domain-containing protein encodes the protein MHHLTTVLTVLCAGLGLAQEPATKGEPEIYQTFSGRLVVMVDDFAKTSAEAKAALPSDRGTLLNIEESRTKDDLDEIYLEYVVRADYADELLAKLTALGEVIVEETGLTDVTKRVGELREEVDRRTARVAELEERADRTGMTMDDRIAVQRDLSRESSELERASGALTKLLNDAEMYPLEVTLVEGYVDRMTEIEQALFTIVLPGVALLIAAFFLGRLVGKRGGGKDV
- a CDS encoding 3-isopropylmalate dehydratase, with the translated sequence MSRVWKYGDDVNTDQMFPGKYTYTCSTPEEIAPHLFEDLDADFAKEVRPEDLVLAGKNFGCGSSREHPAKGLRHVGVRAVIAESFARIFFRSAINQGLAVIECPAAVEAYREGDAVELDEEAGVVRVAGVEFRFPPYPPAVKAILAAGGLAAYLSR
- a CDS encoding NCS2 family permease, yielding MDRLFKLAEHQTTVKREFAAGVTTFLTMAYIIAVNPQFLNFFGDPSLANIAWPVSATVTATCLASGVMCIFMGLYANFPIALASGMGLNAIAAYELAAPLGSFPAAMAVFVIEGLIIAVLVLTRIREKVMEAIPLPMKHAIGVGIGLFIAFIGLEEAGIVVSDPATLVGVGELWRFPVLIVVLGLFVTAVLMKFRVPGAILVGIAATTIIATAANYVAGFGTDGSSMLGFAKGTAVLPQEILALPDFSTFGRVDFAGVFKGFGWLGASLTIFSVMLSDFFDTMGTVVAIGDQSGMMDENGRIPRLRRILLVDSLAAAAGGAAGASSVTSYVESAAGIASGGRTGLMVVVVGVLFLVSIFFHPLVAVIPAQATAPALILVGFLMVKLIRRIDFEELDTALPSFLIIMLMPLTYSITNGIGAGFIAYTFLKMFQGKFSEVHPLMYVVTVGFIVYFAAPAIVGAV
- a CDS encoding DUF4349 domain-containing protein: MYKTGKTSGPAFLGLLLFPALALATAPGETMDWADVVHARSPEPAGDEVTLTLPLPGDQIGYETVTRPRMIEVEVGLIVLVDDFNRALTEIQSAFKGEDGFIAQLSYIRPYEEPSAGRVIFQVRTDIRDDLVKKLSALGEIIREERTSNDVSQDFYAQERELEDLRARMTVLRRELAGETSTGRIRSLERDLADLERRAADLLITDPQLDGKVGLTSVFLTLTEDEGIIPEPGTDLINRGVSDGYIALMNVVRVIIIVLIVGVPVGLLGLAVYLPVRRAVKKARAKKTISGEVGKG
- the trpS gene encoding tryptophan--tRNA ligase yields the protein MSMYKDSEGYLTFTNDAGRMRVFSGIQPTGELHIGNYLGAISNWVKFLDEFECFFCIVDHHASTIAYDPQDMPGCVFDAAVANIAAGLDPDRCTIFVQSEVPQHTELAWIFSTVTPFGDLSRMTQFKQKSQQHLENVNVGLFTYPVLQAADILVYKASIVPVGEDQVQHIELAREIARKFNARYGEVFPECRVSLTPAKRIMGLDGENKMSKSLGNAIGILEEPGSIWQKLAPAKTDERRKRKSDPGVPEDCNVFMSYHRYFSPPEDLAWIREGCTSAGIGCLECKKRLAQNMEKVLGPIREKAGKLRGDPDYVHGVLDRGAKKARGVAGAVIAEALGAMGLERR
- a CDS encoding DNRLRE domain-containing protein, whose translation is MRYTLILLFILSAVASAEEVTIQPGLAKGKDAFCWEQQPNTNFGVSYYLKMYTSDSPNLGFASFIEFIDISYYRGRYANSATLYLYTQAVLGTGGEVEFGASDAFWDKDLITWNNMPDIHPQTLDSAAYPTTVGEWWAVDVTDIVRGWLDNTLANHGFKLYDDGTGSVGATFYASEYMVDETLRPKLVMELSEEGVEATSFGCIKARYR